A single Amphiura filiformis chromosome 19, Afil_fr2py, whole genome shotgun sequence DNA region contains:
- the LOC140141076 gene encoding UMP-CMP kinase-like, translating to MLKVLGQAFVTKAVRTLSQEAITMATKPAVIFVLGAPGAGKGTQCERIVQKFGFVHLSAGDLLREERNSGSKDGNLIQDYIKEGKIVPVEITVNLLDKAMEKSQTKKFLIDGFPRNEDNLSGWNTKMAEKTDFKFVLFFECSEQECVDRVLKRGQSSGRTDDNMESLKKRFTTYVEQTKPIVDHYAKDNKVRTIHADRGVDEVFTDVSKLFQDESL from the exons ATGTTGAAGGTTTTAGGTCAAGCTTTCGTTACCAAG GCTGTAAGAACATTGAGTCAAGAGGCAATTACCATGGCAACTAAACCAGCAGTGATATTTGTTTTAGGTGCACCAGGTGCTGGGAAAGGAACACAGTGTGAAAGAATAGTACAG AAATTTGGTTTTGTACATCTATCAGCGGGAGACTTATTACGAGAAGAAAGAAACAGTGGTTCAAAGGATGGCAACCTTATACAAGACTACATCAAAGAAGGCAAAATAGTACCTGTAGAAATTACCGTCAATTTACTAGACAAG GCAATGGAAAAGAGTCAAACCAAAAAATTCCTTATAGATGGCTTCCCGAGGAATGAAGACAACTTGAGTGGCTGGAATACAAAGATGGCTGAAAAAACAGATTTCAAATTTGTTCTGTTTTTCGAATGTTCAGAGCAG GAATGTGTAGATAGAGTATTGAAAAGAGGTCAGAGTAGTGGGAGGACAGATGATAACATGGAAAGTTTAAAAAAGAG GTTTACAACATATGTAGAGCAGACCAAACCTATAGTAGACCACTATGCTAAGGACAATAAAGTGAGAACAATACATGCTGATAGAGGTGTGGACGAG GTTTTTACAGATGTATCCAAACTTTTTCAAGATGAAA gtcTTTGA